From Struthio camelus isolate bStrCam1 chromosome 7, bStrCam1.hap1, whole genome shotgun sequence, a single genomic window includes:
- the MINPP1 gene encoding multiple inositol polyphosphate phosphatase 1: MALRAAGCPLLLLLLPPLAAASVALSGCFGTKSRYEEVNPHLVQDPLSLGPAAAGARPPAACAPLQLRALLRHGTRYPTAKQIRRLGELHGRLLRRAAAAAASSSACPLAAALAAWHMWYEESLDGRLAPRGQRDMEHLARRLAARFPALFAARHRLALASSSKHRCLQSGAAFRRGLGPALPLAGGETEIEINDALMRFFDHCQKFVAFVEENDTAMQQVDAFKQGPEMRRVLEKVAGVLCLPVDELNADLIQVAFLTCSYELAIRNVTSPWCSLFNEEDAKVLEYLNDLKQYWKRGYGYEINSRSSCNLFQDIFQQLDKAVEESKSSKPISSPVIVQIGHAETLQPLLALMGFFKDDEPLRANNYVRQMHRKFRSGRIVPYAANLVFVLYHCDQVKTSKEEYQVQMLLNEKLMPFHHSNETISIYADLKDYYKDILQNCHFKEECELPKSNSTATDEL; this comes from the exons ATGGCGCTGCGGGCCGCCGGCTgtccgctgctgctgctgctgctgccgccgctggcgGCGGCGAGCGTGGCGCTGAGCGGCTGCTTCGGCACCAAGTCCCGCTACGAGGAGGTGAACCCGCACCTGGTGCAGGACCCGCTGtcgctggggccggcggcggccggcgcccgcccgcccgccgcctgcgcGCCGCTGCAGCTCCGCGCCCTGCTGCGCCACGGCACCCGCTACCCCACGGCCAAGCAGATCCGCCGCCTGGGCGAGCTGCAcggccgcctcctccgccgcgccgccgccgccgccgcctcctcctccgcctgcccgctcgccgccgccctgGCCGCCTGGCACATGTGGtacgaggagagcctcgacgggCGGCTGGCGCCGCGGGGCCAGCGCGACATGGAGCACCTGgcgcgccgcctcgccgcccgcttCCCGGCGCTCTTcgccgcccgccaccgcctcgcCCTGGCCAGCAGCTCCAAGCACCGCTGCCTGCAGAGCGGCGCCGCCTTCCGccgcggcctcggcccggccctgcccctcgCCGGCGGCG aaACGGAGATCGAGATTAACGACGCCTTAATGAGGTTTTTTGATCACTGCCAGAAGTTTGTGGCCTTTGTGGAAGAGAACGACACGGCGATGCAGCAAGTGGACGCCTTCAAGCAGGGGCCGGAGATGAGGCGGGTCTTGGAAAAAGTCGCAGGTGTTTTGTGTTTGCCGGTGGACGAGCTAAACGCAG ATCTCATTCAAGTGGCTTTTCTCACCTGCTCGTATGAGTTGGCGATAAGAAACGTGACCTCCCCATGGTGTTCGCTCTTCAATGAAGAAGATGCCAAG GTACTGGAATATCTGAATGACCTGAAGCAGTACTGGAAGAGAGGATACGGCTACGAAATCAATAGTCGCTCCAGCTGCAATTTATTCCAAGATATTTTCCAGCAGTTGGACAAAGCGGTGGAAGAGagcaaaag ttcaaAGCCCATTTCTTCACCTGTGATTGTACAAATTGGACATGCAGAGACACTTCAGCCACTGCTTGCTCTTATGGGCTTCTTCAAAGATGATGAGCCTCTCAGGGCAAACAATTACGTGAGACAAATGCATCGGAAATTTCGCAGTGGCCGGATTGTGCCTTATGCAGCAAACCTGGTATTTGTACTTTATCACTGTGATCAAGTGAAAACCTCTAAAGAAGAGTATCAAGTGCAGatgctgctgaatgaaaagttgaTGCCGTTTCATCACTCAAATGAAACCATCTCTATTTATGCAGACCTCAAGGACTATTATAAGGACATCCTTCAAAACTGCCATTTCAAAGAAGAATGTGAATTACCAAAAAGTAATAGTACTGCTACTGATGAACTTTGA